In Nasonia vitripennis strain AsymCx chromosome 2, Nvit_psr_1.1, whole genome shotgun sequence, a genomic segment contains:
- the LOC100121507 gene encoding folylpolyglutamate synthase, mitochondrial isoform X3 translates to MIQSAPSGRAVSSGSYEEAVRSLNSLQSNAAYIKVARQLSPTENTTLQETKKYLIRSGLTLEQLDQLSVIHVAGTKGKGSTCAFTEAILREHGFRTGFYSSPHLISVRERFRINGRPINELEFSRHFWHVFNILQQKKETDSDMPQYFKFLTILMFHVFIKANVDVAILEVGIGGEYDCTNIINSSVCTGISSLGLDHTSLLGDTLESIAYHKAGIFKPGVPAFTVQQPNDAMTVLQARAVEKSCPLHVVPDIESYPWRKSVPTLARQPKLEKSALGIRSSVQKDNATLAIQLASTWMTRHNSGRVGTRRSSVLESTENKLELESSKYIIDETTPYKKTSLCFNKVATALDHCTWPGRTQILLGRTIDFYIDGAHTDESIGCCVEWFKNIIKNTKKERSRYLIFNATGDRDSARLLSPLKELGFKKAFFVPNVAGVVYTVDQENFNMPVANQLEKARKHAEIWGENSVLAGNVYEALTIIRKESEASPASVERCKPQVLTTGSLHLVGALLSIIDPELTMSTNF, encoded by the exons ATGATCCAGAGTGCACCGAGCGGACGCGCTGTCTCCTCCGGCAGCTACGAG GAAGCTGTGAGGAGTTTGAACAGTTTGCAAAGTAATGCCGCTTACATAAAAGTTGCCAGGCAGCTTAGTCCGACGGAGAATACTACTTTACAAGAGACAAAGAAGTACCTGATCCG CTCGGGTCTGACGTTGGAACAACTCGACCAGCTATCAGTGATCCACGTCGCGGGTACAAAGGGCAAAGGTTCGACCTGTGCCTTCACCGAGGCTATTCTCCGAGAACATGGCTTCCGCACAGGATTTTACAGTTCGCCTCACCTCATCTCCGTTCGAGAGCGATTTCGCATCAATGGACGGCCCATCAACGAGCTCGAGTTCTCTCGACACTTCTGGCACGTTTTTAACATACTCCAGCAGAAAAAAGAGACGGACAGCGATATGCCGCAGTACTTCAAGTTCCTAACGATACTTATGTTTCATGTTTTTATCAAGGCCAACGTCGATGTGGCTATTCTCGAG GTGGGTATAGGCGGCGAGTACGACTGCACGAATATAATCAATTCGAGCGTCTGCACTGGTATATCGAGTCTCGGGCTGGACCACACGTCCCTTTTGGGTGACACTCTCGAGTCCATAGCCTACCATAAAGCAGGAATTTTCAAACCGGGAGTACCGGCTTTCACGGTCCAGCAGCCCAACGACGCTATGACGGTACTCCAGGCTCGAGCAGTCGAGAAGAGTTGTCCCCTTCACGTCGTACCCGATATCGAGTCTTATCCTTGGAGGAAGTCTGTGCCAACTTTAG CGAGACAGCCTAAACTCGAAAAATCTGCTTTAGGTATTCGCAGCAGTGTTCAGAAGGACAACGCTACACTAGCTATCCAACTGGCCTCCACCTGGATGACTAGACACAACAGTGGACGAGTAGGAACGAGACGTTCGAGTGTCCTTGAAAGTACCGAGAACAAACTCGAGCTAGAGAGTAGTAAGTACATCATCGACGAGACGACGCCCTACAAGAAGACCAGCCTGTGTTTCAATAAGGTCGCAACAGCCCTGGACCATTGTACTTGGCCTGGTAGGACGCAGATATTGCTTGGAAGGACGATCGACTTTTACATTGACGGTGCCCACACGGACGAGAGTATTGGCTGCTGCGTCGAGTGGTTTAAAAATATCATCAAGAATACAAA aaaagagagaagtaGATATCTCATCTTCAACGCCACGGGTGACCGGGACTCAGCGAGGCTGCTGTCCCCACTGAAAGAGCTTGGATTCAAAAAAGCCTTCTTCGTGCCGAACGTCGCCGGTGTTGTTTACACAGTGGATCAGGAGAACTTCAATATGCCGGTGGCTAATCAACTGGAGAAAGCACGGAAACACGCGGAGATTTGGGGCGAGAATTCAGTATTAGCTGGCAACGTTTACGAGGCTCTCACGATCATCAGGAAAGAGTCCGAAGCAAGTCCTGCTAGCGTCGAACGCTGCAAACCTCAAGTATTGACTACTGGATCGCTTCATCTCGTTGGGGCCCTTCTGTCTATCATCGATCCGGAGTTGACTATGTCTACCAATTTCTGA
- the LOC100121507 gene encoding folylpolyglutamate synthase, mitochondrial isoform X5: MIQSAPSGRAVSSGSYEEAVRSLNSLQSNAAYIKVARQLSPTENTTLQETKKYLIRSGLTLEQLDQLSVIHVAGTKGKGSTCAFTEAILREHGFRTGFYSSPHLISVRERFRINGRPINELEFSRHFWHVFNILQQKKETDSDMPQYFKFLTILMFHVFIKANVDVAILEVGIGGEYDCTNIINSSVCTGISSLGLDHTSLLGDTLESIAYHKAGIFKPGVPAFTVQQPNDAMTVLQARAVEKSCPLHVVPDIESYPWRKSVPTLGIRSSVQKDNATLAIQLASTWMTRHNSGRVGTRRSSVLESTENKLELESSKYIIDETTPYKKTSLCFNKVATALDHCTWPGRTQILLGRTIDFYIDGAHTDESIGCCVEWFKNIIKNTKKERSRYLIFNATGDRDSARLLSPLKELGFKKAFFVPNVAGVVYTVDQENFNMPVANQLEKARKHAEIWGENSVLAGNVYEALTIIRKESEASPASVERCKPQVLTTGSLHLVGALLSIIDPELTMSTNF; the protein is encoded by the exons ATGATCCAGAGTGCACCGAGCGGACGCGCTGTCTCCTCCGGCAGCTACGAG GAAGCTGTGAGGAGTTTGAACAGTTTGCAAAGTAATGCCGCTTACATAAAAGTTGCCAGGCAGCTTAGTCCGACGGAGAATACTACTTTACAAGAGACAAAGAAGTACCTGATCCG CTCGGGTCTGACGTTGGAACAACTCGACCAGCTATCAGTGATCCACGTCGCGGGTACAAAGGGCAAAGGTTCGACCTGTGCCTTCACCGAGGCTATTCTCCGAGAACATGGCTTCCGCACAGGATTTTACAGTTCGCCTCACCTCATCTCCGTTCGAGAGCGATTTCGCATCAATGGACGGCCCATCAACGAGCTCGAGTTCTCTCGACACTTCTGGCACGTTTTTAACATACTCCAGCAGAAAAAAGAGACGGACAGCGATATGCCGCAGTACTTCAAGTTCCTAACGATACTTATGTTTCATGTTTTTATCAAGGCCAACGTCGATGTGGCTATTCTCGAG GTGGGTATAGGCGGCGAGTACGACTGCACGAATATAATCAATTCGAGCGTCTGCACTGGTATATCGAGTCTCGGGCTGGACCACACGTCCCTTTTGGGTGACACTCTCGAGTCCATAGCCTACCATAAAGCAGGAATTTTCAAACCGGGAGTACCGGCTTTCACGGTCCAGCAGCCCAACGACGCTATGACGGTACTCCAGGCTCGAGCAGTCGAGAAGAGTTGTCCCCTTCACGTCGTACCCGATATCGAGTCTTATCCTTGGAGGAAGTCTGTGCCAACTTTAG GTATTCGCAGCAGTGTTCAGAAGGACAACGCTACACTAGCTATCCAACTGGCCTCCACCTGGATGACTAGACACAACAGTGGACGAGTAGGAACGAGACGTTCGAGTGTCCTTGAAAGTACCGAGAACAAACTCGAGCTAGAGAGTAGTAAGTACATCATCGACGAGACGACGCCCTACAAGAAGACCAGCCTGTGTTTCAATAAGGTCGCAACAGCCCTGGACCATTGTACTTGGCCTGGTAGGACGCAGATATTGCTTGGAAGGACGATCGACTTTTACATTGACGGTGCCCACACGGACGAGAGTATTGGCTGCTGCGTCGAGTGGTTTAAAAATATCATCAAGAATACAAA aaaagagagaagtaGATATCTCATCTTCAACGCCACGGGTGACCGGGACTCAGCGAGGCTGCTGTCCCCACTGAAAGAGCTTGGATTCAAAAAAGCCTTCTTCGTGCCGAACGTCGCCGGTGTTGTTTACACAGTGGATCAGGAGAACTTCAATATGCCGGTGGCTAATCAACTGGAGAAAGCACGGAAACACGCGGAGATTTGGGGCGAGAATTCAGTATTAGCTGGCAACGTTTACGAGGCTCTCACGATCATCAGGAAAGAGTCCGAAGCAAGTCCTGCTAGCGTCGAACGCTGCAAACCTCAAGTATTGACTACTGGATCGCTTCATCTCGTTGGGGCCCTTCTGTCTATCATCGATCCGGAGTTGACTATGTCTACCAATTTCTGA
- the LOC100121507 gene encoding folylpolyglutamate synthase, mitochondrial isoform X1: protein MSHVTMLRAAVAALCVVPSSAMISQRCFGSTKQLSPLRKMIQSAPSGRAVSSGSYEEAVRSLNSLQSNAAYIKVARQLSPTENTTLQETKKYLIRSGLTLEQLDQLSVIHVAGTKGKGSTCAFTEAILREHGFRTGFYSSPHLISVRERFRINGRPINELEFSRHFWHVFNILQQKKETDSDMPQYFKFLTILMFHVFIKANVDVAILEVGIGGEYDCTNIINSSVCTGISSLGLDHTSLLGDTLESIAYHKAGIFKPGVPAFTVQQPNDAMTVLQARAVEKSCPLHVVPDIESYPWRKSVPTLARQPKLEKSALGIRSSVQKDNATLAIQLASTWMTRHNSGRVGTRRSSVLESTENKLELESSKYIIDETTPYKKTSLCFNKVATALDHCTWPGRTQILLGRTIDFYIDGAHTDESIGCCVEWFKNIIKNTKKERSRYLIFNATGDRDSARLLSPLKELGFKKAFFVPNVAGVVYTVDQENFNMPVANQLEKARKHAEIWGENSVLAGNVYEALTIIRKESEASPASVERCKPQVLTTGSLHLVGALLSIIDPELTMSTNF from the exons ATGAGCCACGTGACAATGCTACGGGCAGCTGTGGCGGCCCTTTGTGTTGTCCCGTCTTCAGCTATGATTTCGCAGCGGTGCTTCGGGAGCACGAAGCAGCTCTCACCTCTTAG GAAGATGATCCAGAGTGCACCGAGCGGACGCGCTGTCTCCTCCGGCAGCTACGAG GAAGCTGTGAGGAGTTTGAACAGTTTGCAAAGTAATGCCGCTTACATAAAAGTTGCCAGGCAGCTTAGTCCGACGGAGAATACTACTTTACAAGAGACAAAGAAGTACCTGATCCG CTCGGGTCTGACGTTGGAACAACTCGACCAGCTATCAGTGATCCACGTCGCGGGTACAAAGGGCAAAGGTTCGACCTGTGCCTTCACCGAGGCTATTCTCCGAGAACATGGCTTCCGCACAGGATTTTACAGTTCGCCTCACCTCATCTCCGTTCGAGAGCGATTTCGCATCAATGGACGGCCCATCAACGAGCTCGAGTTCTCTCGACACTTCTGGCACGTTTTTAACATACTCCAGCAGAAAAAAGAGACGGACAGCGATATGCCGCAGTACTTCAAGTTCCTAACGATACTTATGTTTCATGTTTTTATCAAGGCCAACGTCGATGTGGCTATTCTCGAG GTGGGTATAGGCGGCGAGTACGACTGCACGAATATAATCAATTCGAGCGTCTGCACTGGTATATCGAGTCTCGGGCTGGACCACACGTCCCTTTTGGGTGACACTCTCGAGTCCATAGCCTACCATAAAGCAGGAATTTTCAAACCGGGAGTACCGGCTTTCACGGTCCAGCAGCCCAACGACGCTATGACGGTACTCCAGGCTCGAGCAGTCGAGAAGAGTTGTCCCCTTCACGTCGTACCCGATATCGAGTCTTATCCTTGGAGGAAGTCTGTGCCAACTTTAG CGAGACAGCCTAAACTCGAAAAATCTGCTTTAGGTATTCGCAGCAGTGTTCAGAAGGACAACGCTACACTAGCTATCCAACTGGCCTCCACCTGGATGACTAGACACAACAGTGGACGAGTAGGAACGAGACGTTCGAGTGTCCTTGAAAGTACCGAGAACAAACTCGAGCTAGAGAGTAGTAAGTACATCATCGACGAGACGACGCCCTACAAGAAGACCAGCCTGTGTTTCAATAAGGTCGCAACAGCCCTGGACCATTGTACTTGGCCTGGTAGGACGCAGATATTGCTTGGAAGGACGATCGACTTTTACATTGACGGTGCCCACACGGACGAGAGTATTGGCTGCTGCGTCGAGTGGTTTAAAAATATCATCAAGAATACAAA aaaagagagaagtaGATATCTCATCTTCAACGCCACGGGTGACCGGGACTCAGCGAGGCTGCTGTCCCCACTGAAAGAGCTTGGATTCAAAAAAGCCTTCTTCGTGCCGAACGTCGCCGGTGTTGTTTACACAGTGGATCAGGAGAACTTCAATATGCCGGTGGCTAATCAACTGGAGAAAGCACGGAAACACGCGGAGATTTGGGGCGAGAATTCAGTATTAGCTGGCAACGTTTACGAGGCTCTCACGATCATCAGGAAAGAGTCCGAAGCAAGTCCTGCTAGCGTCGAACGCTGCAAACCTCAAGTATTGACTACTGGATCGCTTCATCTCGTTGGGGCCCTTCTGTCTATCATCGATCCGGAGTTGACTATGTCTACCAATTTCTGA
- the LOC100121507 gene encoding folylpolyglutamate synthase, mitochondrial isoform X2, whose amino-acid sequence MSHVTMLRAAVAALCVVPSSAMISQRCFGSTKQLSPLRKMIQSAPSGRAVSSGSYEEAVRSLNSLQSNAAYIKVARQLSPTENTTLQETKKYLIRSGLTLEQLDQLSVIHVAGTKGKGSTCAFTEAILREHGFRTGFYSSPHLISVRERFRINGRPINELEFSRHFWHVFNILQQKKETDSDMPQYFKFLTILMFHVFIKANVDVAILEVGIGGEYDCTNIINSSVCTGISSLGLDHTSLLGDTLESIAYHKAGIFKPGVPAFTVQQPNDAMTVLQARAVEKSCPLHVVPDIESYPWRKSVPTLGIRSSVQKDNATLAIQLASTWMTRHNSGRVGTRRSSVLESTENKLELESSKYIIDETTPYKKTSLCFNKVATALDHCTWPGRTQILLGRTIDFYIDGAHTDESIGCCVEWFKNIIKNTKKERSRYLIFNATGDRDSARLLSPLKELGFKKAFFVPNVAGVVYTVDQENFNMPVANQLEKARKHAEIWGENSVLAGNVYEALTIIRKESEASPASVERCKPQVLTTGSLHLVGALLSIIDPELTMSTNF is encoded by the exons ATGAGCCACGTGACAATGCTACGGGCAGCTGTGGCGGCCCTTTGTGTTGTCCCGTCTTCAGCTATGATTTCGCAGCGGTGCTTCGGGAGCACGAAGCAGCTCTCACCTCTTAG GAAGATGATCCAGAGTGCACCGAGCGGACGCGCTGTCTCCTCCGGCAGCTACGAG GAAGCTGTGAGGAGTTTGAACAGTTTGCAAAGTAATGCCGCTTACATAAAAGTTGCCAGGCAGCTTAGTCCGACGGAGAATACTACTTTACAAGAGACAAAGAAGTACCTGATCCG CTCGGGTCTGACGTTGGAACAACTCGACCAGCTATCAGTGATCCACGTCGCGGGTACAAAGGGCAAAGGTTCGACCTGTGCCTTCACCGAGGCTATTCTCCGAGAACATGGCTTCCGCACAGGATTTTACAGTTCGCCTCACCTCATCTCCGTTCGAGAGCGATTTCGCATCAATGGACGGCCCATCAACGAGCTCGAGTTCTCTCGACACTTCTGGCACGTTTTTAACATACTCCAGCAGAAAAAAGAGACGGACAGCGATATGCCGCAGTACTTCAAGTTCCTAACGATACTTATGTTTCATGTTTTTATCAAGGCCAACGTCGATGTGGCTATTCTCGAG GTGGGTATAGGCGGCGAGTACGACTGCACGAATATAATCAATTCGAGCGTCTGCACTGGTATATCGAGTCTCGGGCTGGACCACACGTCCCTTTTGGGTGACACTCTCGAGTCCATAGCCTACCATAAAGCAGGAATTTTCAAACCGGGAGTACCGGCTTTCACGGTCCAGCAGCCCAACGACGCTATGACGGTACTCCAGGCTCGAGCAGTCGAGAAGAGTTGTCCCCTTCACGTCGTACCCGATATCGAGTCTTATCCTTGGAGGAAGTCTGTGCCAACTTTAG GTATTCGCAGCAGTGTTCAGAAGGACAACGCTACACTAGCTATCCAACTGGCCTCCACCTGGATGACTAGACACAACAGTGGACGAGTAGGAACGAGACGTTCGAGTGTCCTTGAAAGTACCGAGAACAAACTCGAGCTAGAGAGTAGTAAGTACATCATCGACGAGACGACGCCCTACAAGAAGACCAGCCTGTGTTTCAATAAGGTCGCAACAGCCCTGGACCATTGTACTTGGCCTGGTAGGACGCAGATATTGCTTGGAAGGACGATCGACTTTTACATTGACGGTGCCCACACGGACGAGAGTATTGGCTGCTGCGTCGAGTGGTTTAAAAATATCATCAAGAATACAAA aaaagagagaagtaGATATCTCATCTTCAACGCCACGGGTGACCGGGACTCAGCGAGGCTGCTGTCCCCACTGAAAGAGCTTGGATTCAAAAAAGCCTTCTTCGTGCCGAACGTCGCCGGTGTTGTTTACACAGTGGATCAGGAGAACTTCAATATGCCGGTGGCTAATCAACTGGAGAAAGCACGGAAACACGCGGAGATTTGGGGCGAGAATTCAGTATTAGCTGGCAACGTTTACGAGGCTCTCACGATCATCAGGAAAGAGTCCGAAGCAAGTCCTGCTAGCGTCGAACGCTGCAAACCTCAAGTATTGACTACTGGATCGCTTCATCTCGTTGGGGCCCTTCTGTCTATCATCGATCCGGAGTTGACTATGTCTACCAATTTCTGA
- the LOC100121507 gene encoding folylpolyglutamate synthase, mitochondrial isoform X4 → MRTRMLEIMEAVRSLNSLQSNAAYIKVARQLSPTENTTLQETKKYLIRSGLTLEQLDQLSVIHVAGTKGKGSTCAFTEAILREHGFRTGFYSSPHLISVRERFRINGRPINELEFSRHFWHVFNILQQKKETDSDMPQYFKFLTILMFHVFIKANVDVAILEVGIGGEYDCTNIINSSVCTGISSLGLDHTSLLGDTLESIAYHKAGIFKPGVPAFTVQQPNDAMTVLQARAVEKSCPLHVVPDIESYPWRKSVPTLARQPKLEKSALGIRSSVQKDNATLAIQLASTWMTRHNSGRVGTRRSSVLESTENKLELESSKYIIDETTPYKKTSLCFNKVATALDHCTWPGRTQILLGRTIDFYIDGAHTDESIGCCVEWFKNIIKNTKKERSRYLIFNATGDRDSARLLSPLKELGFKKAFFVPNVAGVVYTVDQENFNMPVANQLEKARKHAEIWGENSVLAGNVYEALTIIRKESEASPASVERCKPQVLTTGSLHLVGALLSIIDPELTMSTNF, encoded by the exons ATGCGTACTAGAATGCTAGAAATcatg GAAGCTGTGAGGAGTTTGAACAGTTTGCAAAGTAATGCCGCTTACATAAAAGTTGCCAGGCAGCTTAGTCCGACGGAGAATACTACTTTACAAGAGACAAAGAAGTACCTGATCCG CTCGGGTCTGACGTTGGAACAACTCGACCAGCTATCAGTGATCCACGTCGCGGGTACAAAGGGCAAAGGTTCGACCTGTGCCTTCACCGAGGCTATTCTCCGAGAACATGGCTTCCGCACAGGATTTTACAGTTCGCCTCACCTCATCTCCGTTCGAGAGCGATTTCGCATCAATGGACGGCCCATCAACGAGCTCGAGTTCTCTCGACACTTCTGGCACGTTTTTAACATACTCCAGCAGAAAAAAGAGACGGACAGCGATATGCCGCAGTACTTCAAGTTCCTAACGATACTTATGTTTCATGTTTTTATCAAGGCCAACGTCGATGTGGCTATTCTCGAG GTGGGTATAGGCGGCGAGTACGACTGCACGAATATAATCAATTCGAGCGTCTGCACTGGTATATCGAGTCTCGGGCTGGACCACACGTCCCTTTTGGGTGACACTCTCGAGTCCATAGCCTACCATAAAGCAGGAATTTTCAAACCGGGAGTACCGGCTTTCACGGTCCAGCAGCCCAACGACGCTATGACGGTACTCCAGGCTCGAGCAGTCGAGAAGAGTTGTCCCCTTCACGTCGTACCCGATATCGAGTCTTATCCTTGGAGGAAGTCTGTGCCAACTTTAG CGAGACAGCCTAAACTCGAAAAATCTGCTTTAGGTATTCGCAGCAGTGTTCAGAAGGACAACGCTACACTAGCTATCCAACTGGCCTCCACCTGGATGACTAGACACAACAGTGGACGAGTAGGAACGAGACGTTCGAGTGTCCTTGAAAGTACCGAGAACAAACTCGAGCTAGAGAGTAGTAAGTACATCATCGACGAGACGACGCCCTACAAGAAGACCAGCCTGTGTTTCAATAAGGTCGCAACAGCCCTGGACCATTGTACTTGGCCTGGTAGGACGCAGATATTGCTTGGAAGGACGATCGACTTTTACATTGACGGTGCCCACACGGACGAGAGTATTGGCTGCTGCGTCGAGTGGTTTAAAAATATCATCAAGAATACAAA aaaagagagaagtaGATATCTCATCTTCAACGCCACGGGTGACCGGGACTCAGCGAGGCTGCTGTCCCCACTGAAAGAGCTTGGATTCAAAAAAGCCTTCTTCGTGCCGAACGTCGCCGGTGTTGTTTACACAGTGGATCAGGAGAACTTCAATATGCCGGTGGCTAATCAACTGGAGAAAGCACGGAAACACGCGGAGATTTGGGGCGAGAATTCAGTATTAGCTGGCAACGTTTACGAGGCTCTCACGATCATCAGGAAAGAGTCCGAAGCAAGTCCTGCTAGCGTCGAACGCTGCAAACCTCAAGTATTGACTACTGGATCGCTTCATCTCGTTGGGGCCCTTCTGTCTATCATCGATCCGGAGTTGACTATGTCTACCAATTTCTGA
- the LOC100121526 gene encoding uridine-cytidine kinase isoform X2, with protein MADVSVNMGTSRKMSFGFNGKMNGVEGKTPFLIGVSGGTASGKSTVCKRIMEKLGQVDKDHTERQVVCISQDSFYRDLTPAEKLKAEKGQYNFDHPDAFNNDLILQTLRDILAGRKCEIPAYDYRTNSLIKDKVTTIYPADVVLFEGILVFYFPNIRDLFHMKLFVDTDSDTRLARRVPRDINERGRDLDYVLNQYMNFVKPAFEEFCLPTKKFADVIIPRGADNTVAIDLIVQHIRDFLSNRCRVVVEPESPISRSDETLKRPH; from the exons ATGGCAGACGTCAGCGTGAACATGGGCACCTCGAGGAAGATGTCCTTTGGCTTCAACGGGAAGATGAACGGCGTCGAGGGCAAGACGCCCTTCCTCATCGGCGTTTCCGGCGGCACCGCCAGTGGAAAG TCAACAGTATGTAAGAGGATAATGGAGAAACTAGGCCAAGTAGATAAAGACCATACAGAGAGACAGGTGGTGTGCATATCACAGGACAGCTTTTATAGAGACCTTACACCGGCAGAAAAGCTTAAGGCTGAAAAGGGACAGTATAATTTTGATCATCCGGATGCATTCAACAATGACTTAATACTGCAGACACTTAGGGATATTCTTGCAGGCAGGAAATGTGAAATTCCTGCCTACGACTACAGGACAAACAGTTT AATCAAGGACAAAGTTACGACGATTTATCCTGCCGACGTAGTACTTTTTGAAGGAATTCTAGTATTTTATTTCCCAAACATAAGAGATCTTTTTCACATGAAGCTGTTTGTTGATACAGACTCTGATACAAGGTTGGCAAGAAGAG TACCAAGGGACATTAATGAAAGAGGAAGAGATCTGGATTATGTGCTAAATCAATACATGAATTTTGTAAAGCCAGCATTTGAAGAATTTTGTCTACCTACCAAAAAATTTGCTGACGTGATAATTCCGCGGGGAGCGGATAATACAG TGGCCATTGACTTAATTGTCCAACACATAAGAGATTTTCTAAGCAATCGATGTAGGGTAGTTGTGGAACCTGAAAGTCCAATTAGCCGTTCTGATGAAACACTCAAGAGACCTCACTAA
- the LOC100121526 gene encoding uridine-cytidine kinase isoform X1 — MADVSVNMGTSRKMSFGFNGKMNGVEGKTPFLIGVSGGTASGKSTVCKRIMEKLGQVDKDHTERQVVCISQDSFYRDLTPAEKLKAEKGQYNFDHPDAFNNDLILQTLRDILAGRKCEIPAYDYRTNSLIKDKVTTIYPADVVLFEGILVFYFPNIRDLFHMKLFVDTDSDTRLARRVPRDINERGRDLDYVLNQYMNFVKPAFEEFCLPTKKFADVIIPRGADNTVAIDLIVHHIWDILHTKNGDSASGQHPYIEHRRTSSSSDALSR; from the exons ATGGCAGACGTCAGCGTGAACATGGGCACCTCGAGGAAGATGTCCTTTGGCTTCAACGGGAAGATGAACGGCGTCGAGGGCAAGACGCCCTTCCTCATCGGCGTTTCCGGCGGCACCGCCAGTGGAAAG TCAACAGTATGTAAGAGGATAATGGAGAAACTAGGCCAAGTAGATAAAGACCATACAGAGAGACAGGTGGTGTGCATATCACAGGACAGCTTTTATAGAGACCTTACACCGGCAGAAAAGCTTAAGGCTGAAAAGGGACAGTATAATTTTGATCATCCGGATGCATTCAACAATGACTTAATACTGCAGACACTTAGGGATATTCTTGCAGGCAGGAAATGTGAAATTCCTGCCTACGACTACAGGACAAACAGTTT AATCAAGGACAAAGTTACGACGATTTATCCTGCCGACGTAGTACTTTTTGAAGGAATTCTAGTATTTTATTTCCCAAACATAAGAGATCTTTTTCACATGAAGCTGTTTGTTGATACAGACTCTGATACAAGGTTGGCAAGAAGAG TACCAAGGGACATTAATGAAAGAGGAAGAGATCTGGATTATGTGCTAAATCAATACATGAATTTTGTAAAGCCAGCATTTGAAGAATTTTGTCTACCTACCAAAAAATTTGCTGACGTGATAATTCCGCGGGGAGCGGATAATACAG TGGCGATAGATCTTATAGTGCACCACATCTGGGACATTTTACATACTAAAAACGGCGATTCCGCATCCGGGCAGCATCCATACATCGAGCATAGACGAACGTCATCGTCGTCAGACGCCCTCAGCAGATGA
- the LOC100121526 gene encoding uridine-cytidine kinase isoform X3: MEKLGQVDKDHTERQVVCISQDSFYRDLTPAEKLKAEKGQYNFDHPDAFNNDLILQTLRDILAGRKCEIPAYDYRTNSLIKDKVTTIYPADVVLFEGILVFYFPNIRDLFHMKLFVDTDSDTRLARRVPRDINERGRDLDYVLNQYMNFVKPAFEEFCLPTKKFADVIIPRGADNTVAIDLIVHHIWDILHTKNGDSASGQHPYIEHRRTSSSSDALSR, encoded by the exons ATGGAGAAACTAGGCCAAGTAGATAAAGACCATACAGAGAGACAGGTGGTGTGCATATCACAGGACAGCTTTTATAGAGACCTTACACCGGCAGAAAAGCTTAAGGCTGAAAAGGGACAGTATAATTTTGATCATCCGGATGCATTCAACAATGACTTAATACTGCAGACACTTAGGGATATTCTTGCAGGCAGGAAATGTGAAATTCCTGCCTACGACTACAGGACAAACAGTTT AATCAAGGACAAAGTTACGACGATTTATCCTGCCGACGTAGTACTTTTTGAAGGAATTCTAGTATTTTATTTCCCAAACATAAGAGATCTTTTTCACATGAAGCTGTTTGTTGATACAGACTCTGATACAAGGTTGGCAAGAAGAG TACCAAGGGACATTAATGAAAGAGGAAGAGATCTGGATTATGTGCTAAATCAATACATGAATTTTGTAAAGCCAGCATTTGAAGAATTTTGTCTACCTACCAAAAAATTTGCTGACGTGATAATTCCGCGGGGAGCGGATAATACAG TGGCGATAGATCTTATAGTGCACCACATCTGGGACATTTTACATACTAAAAACGGCGATTCCGCATCCGGGCAGCATCCATACATCGAGCATAGACGAACGTCATCGTCGTCAGACGCCCTCAGCAGATGA